Proteins co-encoded in one Accipiter gentilis chromosome 33, bAccGen1.1, whole genome shotgun sequence genomic window:
- the HAPSTR1 gene encoding HUWE1-associated protein modifying stress responses isoform X2 — protein MWRRERPGQGEERASGPGAPRPSIEADGKTKWREGEPPPLPGHRPSRPPAERPGPAEPPGRALALARPGHPRPRTGGWRRDRVCQQPGLSLWVPFQNAATAVTNLYKESVDVHQRSFDVGIQIGYQRRNKDVLAWVKKRRRTIRREDLISFLCGKVPPPRNSRAPPRLTVVSPNRATSTETSSSVETDLQPFREAIALHGLSGAMASISVRSSTPGSPTHVSSGSNASRRRNGLHDVDLNTFISEEMALHLDNGGTRKRTSAQCGDVITDSPTHKRNRMI, from the exons ATGTGGCGGCGAGAGCGgcctgggcagggggaggagcGGGCTTCCGGCCCGGGGGCTCCGCGCCCGTCCATAGAGGCAGACGGGAAAACAAAATGGCGTGAGGGGGaaccgccgccgctgcccggaCATCGCCCTTCGCGGCCTCCGGCGGAGCGGCCTGGGCCGGCGGAGCCGCCGGGCCGGGCTCTTGCGTTGGCCCGGCCTGGCCACCCCCGCCCCCGGACGGGCGGCTGGCGGAGGG acCGGGTGTGCCAGCAGCCGGGGCTTTCCCTCTGGGTCCCCTTCCAGAACGCGGCCACTGCGGTCACCAACCTCTACAAAG AAAGTGTGGATGTCCATCAGCGAAGCTTTGATGTAGGAATTCAGATTGGCTATCAGCGTCGGAATAAGGATGTGTTAGCTTGGGTTAAAAAACGCAGAAGAACTATTCGTAGAGAAGACTTGATCAGCTTCCTATGTGGAAAAGTTCCTCCTCCAAGAAATTCTAGAGCTCCCCCAAGACTGACTGTAGTATCCCCTAACAGAGCTACTTCAACAGAAACTAGCTCATCTGTAGAGACTGATTTGCAACCCTTCCGTGAAGCCATAGCTCTGCATG gtctTAGTGGTGCAATGGCTAGTATAAGTGTTCGCTCAAGTACCCCAGGCTCGCCCACTCATGTGAGCAGTGGCTCCAATGCTAGTCGAAGGAGAAACGGACTCCATGATGTTGATTTGAACACTTTCATATCAGAAGAAATGGCACTCCACTTGGACAATGGTGGAACTAGAAAGCGTACCTCAGCCCAGTGTGGCGATGTCATTACAGACTCACCAACTCATAAACGCAACAGAATGATCTAA
- the HAPSTR1 gene encoding HUWE1-associated protein modifying stress responses isoform X1, with translation MEDKKEEGEAEIQEHGPEHWFSKWERQCLAEAEQEEALAPELQDEAAAQPEHKQQKLWHLFQNSATAVAQLYKDRVCQQPGLSLWVPFQNAATAVTNLYKESVDVHQRSFDVGIQIGYQRRNKDVLAWVKKRRRTIRREDLISFLCGKVPPPRNSRAPPRLTVVSPNRATSTETSSSVETDLQPFREAIALHGLSGAMASISVRSSTPGSPTHVSSGSNASRRRNGLHDVDLNTFISEEMALHLDNGGTRKRTSAQCGDVITDSPTHKRNRMI, from the exons ATGGAGGACAAGAAGGAGGAGGGCGAGGCGGAGATCCAGGAGCACGGGCCCGAGCACTGGTTCAGCAAGTGGGAGCGGCAGTGCCTGGCCGAGGCCGAGCAGGAGGAGGCGCTGGCCCCGGAGCTGCAGGACGAGGCGGCGGCGCAGCCCGAGCACAAGCAGCAGAAGCTCTGGCACCTCTTCCAGAACTCGGCCACCGCCGTGGCGCAGCTCTACAAGG acCGGGTGTGCCAGCAGCCGGGGCTTTCCCTCTGGGTCCCCTTCCAGAACGCGGCCACTGCGGTCACCAACCTCTACAAAG AAAGTGTGGATGTCCATCAGCGAAGCTTTGATGTAGGAATTCAGATTGGCTATCAGCGTCGGAATAAGGATGTGTTAGCTTGGGTTAAAAAACGCAGAAGAACTATTCGTAGAGAAGACTTGATCAGCTTCCTATGTGGAAAAGTTCCTCCTCCAAGAAATTCTAGAGCTCCCCCAAGACTGACTGTAGTATCCCCTAACAGAGCTACTTCAACAGAAACTAGCTCATCTGTAGAGACTGATTTGCAACCCTTCCGTGAAGCCATAGCTCTGCATG gtctTAGTGGTGCAATGGCTAGTATAAGTGTTCGCTCAAGTACCCCAGGCTCGCCCACTCATGTGAGCAGTGGCTCCAATGCTAGTCGAAGGAGAAACGGACTCCATGATGTTGATTTGAACACTTTCATATCAGAAGAAATGGCACTCCACTTGGACAATGGTGGAACTAGAAAGCGTACCTCAGCCCAGTGTGGCGATGTCATTACAGACTCACCAACTCATAAACGCAACAGAATGATCTAA